Proteins encoded in a region of the Candidatus Afararchaeum irisae genome:
- a CDS encoding NADH-quinone oxidoreductase subunit D: protein MSQKIDRRYQEIHESIEDELPDAVAGVEEHGNAPAIIANPSRVDEVVAALKQNGYNHLSSVSAVEYDNRYESVYHLRRITDDPEDFDEINVVAMADPEDPTVKTVSHVFKGANWHEREAYDLMGIEYEDHPDLRRILLPETWKGHPLRDEYDIDQVQYNSLEEWQNPIEERYEVELEDESLDTMFINIGPHHPATHGVLHLKTVLDGEVVVDVDPDIGYLHRCEEYLCERLNYKYQIMPYPDRWDYVSAGLLNEMAYARTIEDMAEIEVPEYAQVVRTLGMELSRIAAHLLAVGTYALDVYGELNVLFMYAFKDREIIQDILEDLTGQRLMFNYFRLGGVAYDIPEPRDEWFGQIRDYLRDLPEKLDEFHAILDDNELFQKRTVDTGILEPEVAKEYGVTGPVLRGSGVGYDVREVDSYAYYDELDWDVVTYNGCDNMSRVLTRLGEVEQSARIIEQCVDILEDWDGERKIRTEVPRSVEPPEDAEMYRAVEGAKGELGIYIVSDGSESPHRFKIRAPGFSNLAAFHEMVEGEYLADMVASLGSLDLVFGEVDR, encoded by the coding sequence ATGAGTCAGAAGATCGACAGACGGTACCAGGAGATACACGAGTCGATAGAGGACGAACTTCCCGACGCAGTCGCGGGTGTAGAGGAACACGGCAACGCTCCTGCGATAATCGCGAATCCGTCACGTGTCGACGAGGTCGTCGCTGCTCTCAAACAGAACGGCTACAACCATCTGTCGTCGGTCTCGGCGGTCGAGTACGACAACAGGTACGAGAGCGTCTACCACCTCAGACGTATCACCGACGACCCCGAGGACTTCGACGAGATAAACGTCGTCGCGATGGCAGACCCCGAAGACCCGACTGTCAAGACGGTCTCTCACGTCTTCAAGGGCGCGAACTGGCACGAGCGCGAGGCGTACGATCTCATGGGGATCGAGTACGAGGATCACCCCGACCTCAGACGTATACTCCTTCCCGAGACCTGGAAGGGACATCCTCTGAGAGACGAGTACGACATCGACCAGGTTCAGTACAACTCACTTGAGGAGTGGCAGAACCCCATAGAGGAGAGGTACGAGGTCGAACTCGAGGACGAGAGCCTCGACACTATGTTCATAAACATAGGTCCTCACCATCCCGCGACTCACGGCGTCCTCCATCTCAAGACCGTCTTAGACGGAGAGGTCGTCGTCGACGTCGACCCCGACATAGGCTACCTCCACAGATGCGAGGAGTACCTGTGTGAGAGGCTCAACTACAAGTACCAGATAATGCCTTATCCCGACAGATGGGACTACGTCTCGGCGGGTCTCCTCAACGAGATGGCGTACGCTCGCACGATAGAGGACATGGCGGAGATAGAGGTTCCCGAGTACGCTCAGGTTGTGAGGACGCTCGGAATGGAGCTCTCACGTATTGCGGCACATCTCCTCGCTGTCGGTACATACGCACTCGATGTCTACGGAGAGCTAAACGTCCTCTTCATGTACGCCTTCAAGGATCGTGAGATAATACAGGACATACTCGAAGACCTCACGGGACAGCGTCTGATGTTCAACTACTTCAGGCTCGGAGGAGTCGCCTACGACATACCCGAGCCGCGCGACGAGTGGTTCGGTCAGATACGTGACTACCTACGTGACCTTCCCGAGAAGCTCGACGAGTTCCACGCGATACTCGACGACAACGAGCTCTTCCAGAAGAGGACTGTCGACACCGGCATACTCGAACCCGAGGTCGCTAAGGAGTACGGCGTCACAGGTCCCGTCCTGAGAGGCAGCGGAGTCGGATACGACGTGAGAGAGGTCGACTCATACGCCTACTACGATGAACTCGACTGGGATGTCGTGACGTATAACGGCTGTGACAATATGTCGCGCGTCCTCACGCGTCTCGGAGAGGTCGAACAGAGTGCGCGTATCATAGAACAGTGCGTCGACATACTCGAAGACTGGGACGGCGAAAGAAAGATTAGGACTGAAGTTCCGCGCTCTGTCGAGCCGCCCGAGGACGCCGAGATGTACAGAGCCGTCGAGGGAGCGAAGGGTGAGCTCGGAATCTACATAGTCAGCGACGGGAGTGAGTCGCCCCACAGGTTCAAGATACGCGCCCCCGGATTCTCGAACCTCGCCGCATTCCACGAGATGGTTGAGGGCGAGTACCTCGCCGACATGGTTGCGAGTCTCGGAAGCCTCGACCTAGTCTTCGGGGAGGTGGACAGGTAA
- a CDS encoding NADH-quinone oxidoreductase subunit B — translation MLDNSKTQISETREGEVDPRMNSKLREMFGSLPVVTAKLDDIMNWARASSMFPFQFGIACCSIEMMQTVAIKHDMDRFGAGVFRNSPRAADLMIVPGTINAKLAPRVKRLYEQIPEPKFVVSMGSCTIAGGPFQEGYNVVKGLELFAPADIHVPGCPPRPEALLYGVMKMQEKIARGESSPVTVKPYEVKELQDWDRDELADFFEREINKDDLVMKYTHSPEVNDEAEATIDTEENRR, via the coding sequence ATGTTAGACAACAGTAAGACACAGATAAGTGAGACACGCGAGGGAGAAGTCGACCCGAGGATGAACTCGAAGCTTCGGGAGATGTTCGGGTCTCTTCCCGTAGTCACGGCAAAGCTCGACGACATAATGAACTGGGCACGTGCTTCGAGCATGTTCCCGTTCCAGTTCGGAATAGCTTGCTGTTCGATAGAGATGATGCAGACGGTCGCCATAAAACACGACATGGACAGGTTCGGTGCGGGCGTCTTCAGGAACTCGCCGCGCGCCGCTGACCTCATGATCGTGCCGGGCACCATAAACGCGAAGCTCGCGCCGCGTGTGAAACGCCTCTACGAACAGATACCCGAGCCGAAGTTCGTCGTCTCAATGGGGTCGTGTACGATAGCGGGCGGTCCCTTCCAGGAGGGCTACAACGTAGTCAAGGGACTCGAACTCTTCGCTCCCGCCGACATACACGTACCGGGCTGTCCGCCGCGTCCCGAGGCTCTCCTCTACGGTGTGATGAAGATGCAGGAGAAGATAGCGAGAGGCGAGTCGTCGCCCGTCACGGTCAAGCCCTACGAGGTCAAGGAGCTTCAGGACTGGGACAGGGACGAACTCGCCGACTTCTTCGAGAGGGAGATAAACAAGGACGACCTCGTGATGAAGTACACACATTCGCCCGAAGTGAACGACGAGGCTGAGGCGACCATAGACACGGAGGAGAACCGAAGATGA